Within the bacterium genome, the region TGCGCAGGCCCGAGACGACATCCGGAACGTGGAGAGGGAGTTCAAGGTGGACTTGAACGCCGTCTTCCATGAAGCCACGGATGGCCACGTAGTCGATGCGAGTTTTCTCGCCGAAGGAGTGCGCGACGCCATTACCGCGCTCACCGACAGCCTGAGGATCACGCTCGACGGATTGTTGCCGCCGGTTCCCTGGGAGGCAGAGATGCCGCCCGTGGCCGACGAAAAGGGATCACTGACAGTCGTACAGGACATGAGCACGGGCCTGGACAAGCTGGCCTGAGCCGACGTTGCATAGCGGTTTCGACGGGTCGACCCCCGCGGTCGGGCCGGTGTTCCTGTTGACCGGAGGTTGAGTTCCGCTCCCCCCTGCGCCATGATGTCCTTCCCCCGGGAGGATACACCATGCGCGCAATGGTCCTGCACGGGCACGGCGAGCCCCTGCGTCTCGAGGACATTCCCGACCCCGCCCCGGCTCCCGGCGAGCTGCTCGTCCGCGTCAACGCCTGCGGCGTGTGCCGCACAGATCTGCACGTGGTCGACGGCGATCTGACCGAGCCCGTCCTGCCCCTGGTGCCCGGACACCAGATCGTCGGCCGCGTCGAGGCGCTGGGCGAGGGCGTGACCGGTTTCGCCCCGGGCGACCGCGTGGGTGTGCCCTGGCTCGGCGGCAGCTGCGGCGCCTGCCGCTTCTGCGCCTCCGGCCGGGAGAACCTCTGCGACGGCGCCGTCTACACCGGCTACCAGCGCGACGGGGGTTTCGCGGAACTCTGCGCGGCCGACGCCCGCTTCGCCTTTCCCGTCCCGGCGGGCTATCCCGACCTGCAGGCCGCGCCCCTGCTCTGCGCCGGGCTGATCGGCTGGCGCGCCTACCGCATGTGCGGCGGAGCGCGGCGCATCGGCTTCTACGGCTTCGGCGCCGCCGCCCACATCATCGCCCAGGTCGCGCGCTGGCAGGACCGCGAGGTCTACGCCTTCACGCGGCGGGGCGACGAGACCGGCCAGGCCTTCGCCCGCTCGCTGGGCGCCGTGTGGGCCGGACCGTCTGACGCGCCCGCGCCGGCGCCCCTG harbors:
- a CDS encoding zinc-dependent alcohol dehydrogenase family protein, which gives rise to MRAMVLHGHGEPLRLEDIPDPAPAPGELLVRVNACGVCRTDLHVVDGDLTEPVLPLVPGHQIVGRVEALGEGVTGFAPGDRVGVPWLGGSCGACRFCASGRENLCDGAVYTGYQRDGGFAELCAADARFAFPVPAGYPDLQAAPLLCAGLIGWRAYRMCGGARRIGFYGFGAAAHIIAQVARWQDREVYAFTRRGDETGQAFARSLGAVWAGPSDAPAPAPLDAAIVFAPAGELVPAALRAVDKGGVVVCAGIHMSEIPAFPYEILWMERTLKSVANLTRRDGEAFLAVAPRVPVRTEVTVYPLERANEALDDLRHGRFVGAAVITLG